A genomic region of Canis aureus isolate CA01 chromosome 16, VMU_Caureus_v.1.0, whole genome shotgun sequence contains the following coding sequences:
- the RAMP2 gene encoding receptor activity-modifying protein 2 isoform X1, with protein MASLRAERAASGPRLPATRAGRPAALRLLLLLGAVLKPQESLAQLLPTEGSLKLEDRNSGNTWTRGIGGRGRGVVSVQQSVPTGNKMADYETSVQFCWQSYKEQMDSIPKDWCDWAMISRPYSDLQYCLEHFAEAFGLGFPNPWAEEVIFETHQIHFANCSLVQPTLSDPPEDVLLAMIIAPICLIPFLVTLVVWRSKDNEAQA; from the exons ATGGCCTCGCTCCGGGCTGAGCGCGCAGCCAGCGGCCCGCGGCTCCCCGCTACCCGCGCGGGGCGACCGGCTGCGCTCCgcctgctcctcctgctgggCG CTGTCCTAAAGCCCCAGGAGTCCCTGGCTCAGCTTCTTCCCACTGAAGGCAGCTTGAAGTTAGAAG ACAGGAACAGTGGAAATACCTGGACCAGAGGGattggaggaaggggcaggggtgtGGTCAGTGTGCAGCAATCTGTGCCCACAGGGAACAAGATGGCTGACTATGAAACCAGTGTCCAATTTTGCTGGCAATCTTATAAGGAGCAGATGGACTCTATCCCCAAGGATTGGTGCGACTGGGCCATGATTAGCAG GCCTTATAGCGACCTACAGTATTGCTTGGAGCATTTTGCAGAAGCATTTGGCCTGGGCTTCCCCAATCCCTGGGCAGAAGAGGTCATCTTTGAGACTCACCAGATCCACTTTGCCAACTGCTCCCTGGTGCAGCCCACCTTATCAGACCCCCCAGAGGATGTACTCCTGGCCATGATCATAGCCCCCATCTGCCTCATCCCCTTCCTCGTCACCCTTGTGGTATGGAGGAGTAAAGACAATGAAGCCCAGGCCTAG
- the VPS25 gene encoding vacuolar protein-sorting-associated protein 25, producing MAMSFEWPWQYRFPPFFTLQPNVDTRQKQLAAWCSLVLSFCRLHKQSSMTVMEAQESPLFNNVKLQRKLPVESIQVVLEELRKKGNLEWLDKNKSSFLIMWRRPEEWGKLIYQWVSRSGQNNSVFTLYELTNGEDTEDEEFHGLDEATLLRALQALQQEHKAEIITVSDGRGVKFF from the exons ATGGCGATGAGTTTCGAGTGGCCGTGGCAGTATCGCTTCCCGCCCTTCTTTAC GTTGCAGCCGAACGTGGACACCCGGCAGAAGCAGCTGGCCGCCTGGTGCTCGCTGGTCCTGTCCTTCTGCCGCCTGCACAAACAGTCCAGCATGACGGTGATGGAAGCTCAGGAGAGCCCGCTCTTCAACAACGTGAAGCTACAGC GGAAGCTCCCTGTGGAATCAATCCAGGTTGTATTAGAGGAACTGAGGAAGAAAG GGAACCTGGAGTGGTTGGATAAGAACAAGTCTAGCTTCCTGATCATGTGGCGAAGGCCAGAAGAATGGGGGAAACTCATCTATCAGTGG GTTTCTAGGAGTGGCCAGAACAACTCCGTGTTCACCCTGTATGAACTGACCAATGGCGAAGACACAGAGGATGAGG AGTTCCATGGGCTGGATGAAGCAACCCTACTTCGGGCTCTGCAGGCCCTACAGCAGGAGCACAAGGCTGAGATCATCACTGTCAGCGATGGCCGAGGCGTCAAGTTCTTCTAG
- the RAMP2 gene encoding receptor activity-modifying protein 2 isoform X2 — MASLRAERAASGPRLPATRAGRPAALRLLLLLGAVLKPQESLAQLLPTEGSLKLEGNKMADYETSVQFCWQSYKEQMDSIPKDWCDWAMISRPYSDLQYCLEHFAEAFGLGFPNPWAEEVIFETHQIHFANCSLVQPTLSDPPEDVLLAMIIAPICLIPFLVTLVVWRSKDNEAQA; from the exons ATGGCCTCGCTCCGGGCTGAGCGCGCAGCCAGCGGCCCGCGGCTCCCCGCTACCCGCGCGGGGCGACCGGCTGCGCTCCgcctgctcctcctgctgggCG CTGTCCTAAAGCCCCAGGAGTCCCTGGCTCAGCTTCTTCCCACTGAAGGCAGCTTGAAGTTAGAAG GGAACAAGATGGCTGACTATGAAACCAGTGTCCAATTTTGCTGGCAATCTTATAAGGAGCAGATGGACTCTATCCCCAAGGATTGGTGCGACTGGGCCATGATTAGCAG GCCTTATAGCGACCTACAGTATTGCTTGGAGCATTTTGCAGAAGCATTTGGCCTGGGCTTCCCCAATCCCTGGGCAGAAGAGGTCATCTTTGAGACTCACCAGATCCACTTTGCCAACTGCTCCCTGGTGCAGCCCACCTTATCAGACCCCCCAGAGGATGTACTCCTGGCCATGATCATAGCCCCCATCTGCCTCATCCCCTTCCTCGTCACCCTTGTGGTATGGAGGAGTAAAGACAATGAAGCCCAGGCCTAG